A stretch of DNA from Mucilaginibacter daejeonensis:
AAGATCAAGTACCAGCAAGGTGTTGGTTCCAGCATTGAAGTGACCCAGGCGCAAACCAACCTCGAGGACGCCGATAACAAATACATACAGGGCCTTTACCAGGCGCTGGTATATAAAGTTGAACTCGAAAAAGCATACGGACGCATCCAGTAATATCATAACCATAACCTCATATCCATACCATAAGCAATGAAAAAACTGATATATATCCCCGCATTGATCGTGCTGGCAGCTTGCAATAACAAGCCTAAAGACAAAAAAGCTGAGCTGGCCGACCTGAAGAAACAGCAGGCCGAGCTGAACAGCAAGATCACCAAGTTACAGGCCGAGGTGGGCACCACCGACTCGACAGCCGCTGTTGAAGTGGGCGTGGCCGAAGTAAAGACCGGCTCTTTTGTGAACTACGTTCAGTTGCAGGGTAAGATTGATGCACAGGATAACGTGACCGCCTATCCGCAGGCTCCGGGTACCATCATCGCCATTAAAGCGCGGGTGGGCCAGCATGTAAGCCGCGGACAGGTACTGGCTCAGTTGGACAACAATGTGCTCAAACAAAGCATTGCTCAGTCTGAAGCGCAGGTATCACTTAACCGCACCTTGTACAACCGCCAAAAAGCCCTTTGGGATCAAAAGATCGGTACAGAGGTACAGTACCTGCAAGCACAAACCACTTTGCAGGCCAGCGAAAAGGCTTTGGCCTCATTGCGTCAGCAAGCCAGCCAATACCGCATCGTGTCGCCCATCAGCGGCACTATCGACCAAATGGATCTCAAACTGGGCCAGGTGGCTCAGCCCGGTCAAACCGGTATCCGCATCGTTAATGCGGATAACTTAAAGGTAAAGGCCGATGTGCCTGAATCATACTCGGCCAGCGTGAACACCGGCAACATGGTCAAGATCCTGATCCCTGATGCTAACGACTCGCTGACCACCCGCGTTACCTTTGCTGCCAAGGCCATCGACCCTACCTCACGCAGCTTTGCGGTCGAGATCAAATTACCTACCCGCCGCACCCTGCGCCCTAACATGACGGCCATCATCAAGATCGCCGACTACAATAAGGCCAATGCCGTGGTGATCCCGGTAAAAGCGATCCAAAGGTCAGAGGATGGTGACTTTGTGTACATCAACGAAAACGGTACCGCCAAAAAAGTGAACATCAAAGCCGGTGTTACCTACGGCGGACAGACCGAGATCCTGTCGGGCCTTAAACAAGGCGACCAGCTGATCACCGAAGGCATTGCCGACGTTGAGGATGGCGATAAAGTAAAGGTATCGCAACCGGCCAACTGATCTGTTCAACGTAAACGACCTCCATCATATCGCTATATATGAAAGATGTAAAAAAAGAATTTGGCCCATCGAGTTGGGCCATTGATAACAAAACGGCCATATATGTGCTGATGTTCCTGATCACCATACTGGGTTTGATCAGCTACAACAACCTGCCCAAGGAAAATTTTCCTGACATTGCCGTACCCAAGATATTTGTGACCACTACGTTCCTGGGCCAATCGCCGCAGAACGTGGAGAACCTGGTAACGCGCCAGATCGAGAAGAAACTGAAATCGCTGAAAGGCTTAAAAAAGGTGACCTCGAACTCGGTGCAGAACGTATCGATCATCACGGCCGAGTTCCAGCAGAACATCAAGACCAAAGATGCCAAGATCGATGTTCAGGATGCGGTAGACAAGGCCAAGCAAGACCTTCCGCAAAATGACCCTAACTTTAAAGAGCCCGTGATATCTGACATTAACGTGGCCGATCTTCCGATCCTTTACGTGAACCTTTCGGGCGATTATGACCTAAAGAAACTGAAGGAATATGCCGACCTGCTGAAGGACGAGATCGAAGGATTCAAAGAGATATCGAAAGTTGACGAGATCGGTGCCTTAACGCCCGAGATCCAGATCAACGTTGATGTGAACAAGATGGCCGCTGCCCAGATCAGCTTTGGCGATATTGCGCAGGCCGTGGGTAACGAGAACATCCTGTCATCGGCCGGTACCATCAAAACAGATGGTGTACGCCGTGCCATCGACATTAAAAAGGACTTTAAGAACGCCGATGAGGTGGCCGCCATGGTGATCCGCAACCCTAAAGGACAAGCGGTTTACCTGCGCGATATTGCCGAGGTGAAGGATTCATTTTTGGAGCAGGAAAGCTACGCGCGTTTGAAAACGCCCGAGCAAAGCAAGTTCAAAAATGTGATCACCCTTAACGTGAGTAAACGTGCCGGCGAGAACCTGATCGAGGCCTCAGACAAGATCAATGCCCTGATCAAGGAAAAACAACGCACCGTGTTCCCTAAAGGCTTGAATATTACTGTTACCGGTGACCAGAGCGACAAGACCCGCACCACGCTGAATGACCTGATCAACACCATCATTATCGGTTTCATATTGGTGACCGTGATCCTGATGTTCTTTATGGGTACCACCAACGCCATATTTGTGGCGCTATCG
This window harbors:
- a CDS encoding efflux RND transporter periplasmic adaptor subunit, translating into MKKLIYIPALIVLAACNNKPKDKKAELADLKKQQAELNSKITKLQAEVGTTDSTAAVEVGVAEVKTGSFVNYVQLQGKIDAQDNVTAYPQAPGTIIAIKARVGQHVSRGQVLAQLDNNVLKQSIAQSEAQVSLNRTLYNRQKALWDQKIGTEVQYLQAQTTLQASEKALASLRQQASQYRIVSPISGTIDQMDLKLGQVAQPGQTGIRIVNADNLKVKADVPESYSASVNTGNMVKILIPDANDSLTTRVTFAAKAIDPTSRSFAVEIKLPTRRTLRPNMTAIIKIADYNKANAVVIPVKAIQRSEDGDFVYINENGTAKKVNIKAGVTYGGQTEILSGLKQGDQLITEGIADVEDGDKVKVSQPAN